In Candidatus Anoxymicrobium japonicum, the genomic window TTGGGTTAGTTGGGCTGAGCATTTGCATCGCTCAACTGCAAGACTACCGAACTGGCACAAATGCGCAACTGTCTGCATGCAGAGTCAGGCAATAATGTGCGAAATCATGGTGAAATGGACGAACTCGCTGGCGTCGACTTTTCACAGTGGATAGTGATGTATCAATCAGGAGCCCGTTCAATGAAAGCACTCGTTTTTTTCTCGGCCGCGCTCGCATTTGTGCTGGGCAATGCCTCGGCCCAGGACATGGCAGAGCCAATTTCGCCTGAACCGACAACCACACGCATGGAAACGCTTGTTGTCAGCGGCAATCAGCCCGGGCCGGGCATGTGGCGCGTCAGCAACGGCGATCACGACCTGTGGATACTGGGCACGCTGTCGCCATTGCCCAAACGCATGCAGTGGGAGTCGGGCAAGGTTGAGCGGTTGGTCGCGCGATCACAGGAGTTGTTGGCGCAACCCTCGGTAACTGTAACCGCCGATGTCGGCTTCTTTGGTCGTCTGGCACTGATTCCAACCGCGCTGCGTGCACGCAACAACCCCGATGGCAAACCGTTGCAGGAGCATGTGTCGGATGCGTTGTACCAGCGCTGGCTGGTTTTGAAAAAACGCTATCTGGGACGCAACAAATCGGTGGAAAAGCGACGGCCGATCATGGCTGCGACCACGCTGTACGAAGAAGCGCTGGATGACAATGCATTGAGCGAAAAGAACCGGGTCTGGCCGGTGTTGCGCAAATCCGCCAAGCGCAACAAGGTTCCCATTACCGTGCCGATGGTGACCATCGAAATTGCCAATCCCAAGGCCACGCTGAAGGAGTTTGCAAAAACAACGCTCGATGACGAAGCCTGTTTTGCGGCGACGCTGGAGCGGCTGGAAACCGACATGGGCAACATGAAGGCGCGCGCCAACGCCTGGGCGGTTGGTGATGTGCCGGCGCTGATTGCGTTGCCGCATCCGGATGAGCGCAGCGTTTGCGGCGATGCCGTGTTGGCAACCGCAATTGCCGAAAAGCAGGGCATGGCTGATCTGCGCGAGCAATTGCGTGTGCGCTGGCTGCAGGCGGCCGATGCGGCGTTGCTCAAGAATGAAACGACGGTTGCGGTGATGCCGATCAACAGTCTGCTGGGCGACGACGGATACCTGGTGGCGTTGGGTGAGCGTGGCTATAGCGTGGTGGCGCCAGAGTAAGGCCGTCGCTGTCAGTTGCGTCATGATGGTACGACGCGTTGCCCGGGTTCGCAGAATTGGTCGCCCACAGGGTGGGCTCCTGCAGGGGGCATTAGCAGGAGCAACGGTGTTTCTGCTGGTGCCAATCCGTGCTGCAGTGGGAGCCGGCCTGCCGGCGAATAATTGTGCGACAGCTTCG contains:
- a CDS encoding TraB/GumN family protein gives rise to the protein MRNCLHAESGNNVRNHGEMDELAGVDFSQWIVMYQSGARSMKALVFFSAALAFVLGNASAQDMAEPISPEPTTTRMETLVVSGNQPGPGMWRVSNGDHDLWILGTLSPLPKRMQWESGKVERLVARSQELLAQPSVTVTADVGFFGRLALIPTALRARNNPDGKPLQEHVSDALYQRWLVLKKRYLGRNKSVEKRRPIMAATTLYEEALDDNALSEKNRVWPVLRKSAKRNKVPITVPMVTIEIANPKATLKEFAKTTLDDEACFAATLERLETDMGNMKARANAWAVGDVPALIALPHPDERSVCGDAVLATAIAEKQGMADLREQLRVRWLQAADAALLKNETTVAVMPINSLLGDDGYLVALGERGYSVVAPE